In Emys orbicularis isolate rEmyOrb1 chromosome 12, rEmyOrb1.hap1, whole genome shotgun sequence, one genomic interval encodes:
- the LOC135886573 gene encoding olfactory receptor 10A4-like, which produces MANGTHSVVTQFLFVSFSEFLEVQVSLFVLVLVLYLITLVGNVVIITITVVDPALRFPLYFFLRNLSFLEIGYTSSTIPKMLVNFLSKDKSISFLGCATQMYFFTFLGITECCLLAAMAYDRYVAICHPLRYRAMLSRSVCLQLSAVSWLIGLLVALGQTTFIFILPFCGPNSLNHFFCDLPPPLKLACTDTYRNEISIYTICVLFIMVPFLLILVSYVRILYAILKIPSDTGRSKTFSTCSSHLIVVTLFYGSGIMTYLKPKSSYSLHIDKLLSLFCTVVSPMLNPLIYSLRNKEVKEALRRVIVRKIFI; this is translated from the coding sequence ATGGCTAATGGGACCCACTCAGTTGTGACACAGTTCCTCTTCGTGTCTTTCTCTGAATTCTTGGAGGTGCAGGTCTCCCTTTTCGTCTTGGTGCTGGTGTTGTACCTCATCACCTTGGTGGGCAACGTTGTCATCATCACGATCACAGTGGTGGACCCTGCCCTTCGCTTCCCCTTGTATTTCTTCCTCCGGAACTTGTCCTTTCTGGAAATTGGCTACACCTCATCCACCATCCCCAAGATGCTTGTGAACTtcctttccaaagacaaaagtaTTTCCTTCCTGGGCTGTGCCACACAGATGTATTTCTTCACCTTCTTGGGGATCACAGAGTGCTGCCTGCTGGCTGCTATGGCGTATGACCGTTACGTGGCCATATGCCACCCTCTGCGCTACAGGGCCATGCTGAGCAGAAGTGTGTGTCTCCAGCTCTCAGCTGTGTCCTGGCTCATTGGTCTGCTGGTGGCATTAGGGCAGACAACTTTCATATTCATTCTGCCCTTTTGTGGGCCCAATAGTCTCAACCATTTCTTCTGCGACCTGCCTCCACCGCTGAAGCTGGCTTGCACAGACACCTACAGGAATGAAATTTCTATTTACACCATCTGTGTCCTCTTCATCATGGTCCCCTTCCTACTCATCCTTGTGTCCTATGTCCGTATCCTCTATGCTATCCTCAAGATACCGTCAGACACGGGCAGGAgcaaaaccttctccacctgctcctcccacctcattgtggtgaccTTGTTCTATGGGTCCGGTATCATGACGTATCTGAAGCCCAAATCCAGCTACTCACTCCACATTGACAAACTGCTTTCCCTGTTCTGCACAGTGGTGTCCCCAATGCTGAACCCTTTGATCTACAGCTTGAGGAATAAGGAGGTAAAGGAAGCCCTGAGAAGAGTGATAgtcagaaaaatatttatttga
- the LOC135886698 gene encoding olfactory receptor 9S13-like yields the protein MENHTTVAEFILVGFGGHPELQVFLSVLFLVLYTVTLVGNVGMITIISADSRLHTPMYFFLKNLSFLDLCYSSVIAPKALLCFSTGQKAISYNGCAAQIFFFSLFGTTETFILAVMAYDRFAAICNPLCYPITMSKRACVCLVGVSYLSGCLNCSIQTGFTFSLSFCGPGKIDHFFCDVPAVMQASCSDTFANEMAMLAICGFIIVSTGLVILISYGFIITTVMRIPSAEGRRKAFSTCATHLVTVSLFYGTIFFMYAQPGAIPSPDQSKVVSVFYTIVIPMLNPLIYSLRNKEVKEALRRQLTKKGFFH from the coding sequence ATGGAAAACCACACAACGGTGGCTGAGTTTATCCTGGTGGGGTTCGGAGGCCATCCCGAACTGCAAGTCTTCCTCTCTGTCCTCTTCTTGGTTCTGTACACGGTCACCCTGGTGGGGAATGTCGGCATGATCACCATCATCAGCGCTGACTCCAggctccacacccccatgtacttcttcctgaagAACCTGTCCTTCCTGGACCTCTGCTACTCCTCCGTCATTGCCCCCAAAGCCCTGTTATGCTTCTCAACAGGGCAAAAAGCCATTTCCTACAATGGCTGTGCTGCCCAAATcttcttcttttctctctttgggaCCACCGAGACGTTCATCCTGGCTGTGATGGCTTATGACCGCTTTGCCGCCATCTGCAACCCACTGTGCTATCCAATCACAATGTCCAAGAGGGCTTGTGTTTGCCTAGTGGGGGTCTCCTATCTCTCAGGTTGCCTCAACTGCAGCATCCAGACAGGCTTTACATTCAGCTTGTCTTTCTGCGGGCCGGGGAAAATCGATCACTTCTTCTGCGATGTCCCCGCAGTGATGCAAGCCTCCTGCTCTGACACCTTTGCCAATGAAATGGCAATGCTGGCCATATGCGGTTTCATCATAGTGAGCACTGGCCTGGTCATCCTTATCTCCTACGGTTTCATCATCACCACCGTCATGCGGATACCCTCTGCTGAGGGAAGACGCAAAGCCTTCTCCACTTGTGCCACCCACCTGGTGACTGTGAGCTTGTTCTATGGAACAATCTTCTTTATGTATGCCCAGCCTGGAGCCATACCCTCCCCAGATCAAAGCAAAGTGGTTTCTGTGTTCTATACGATTGTCATCCCCATGCTGAACCCTttgatctacagcctgaggaacaaggaggtgaaaGAGGCCCTGAGAAGACAACTAACAAAGAAAGGCTTTTTCCACTGA